The following are encoded in a window of Collinsella aerofaciens genomic DNA:
- a CDS encoding Gfo/Idh/MocA family protein has product MVDSKQAPLDSAAAAKAAFASVQDKPFPDDIFTAPELRWAVIGCGVIANQMAQSLALAGRKLAGVANRTLSKAQAFAEQYGIEKVYESVEDLYADPGIDAVYITTPHNTHITYLRDALAAGKHVLCEKAITLNSAELDEARAIADEHNVVLMDATTVLHMPLYQELRRRMDAGEFGRMNLAQLNFGSYKEYGDLTNRFYNRNLAGGAMLDIGVYALSVMRLFMASQPIEVVSLGNTCETGVDVAGGIVCRNAEQQLGVVSLTLHSKQPKRSIISFDKCYIEVNEYPRADHATIVWTADGHREEVHAGTEAYALCYEMADLEKAVAGDDSKRELLDYASDVMELMTKLRADWGVVYPEEE; this is encoded by the coding sequence ATGGTAGATTCCAAGCAGGCTCCACTCGACTCCGCGGCAGCCGCAAAAGCAGCGTTCGCTTCGGTCCAGGACAAGCCATTCCCCGATGATATCTTTACGGCTCCCGAGCTTCGTTGGGCTGTGATCGGGTGCGGCGTTATCGCCAACCAGATGGCCCAGTCTCTCGCTCTTGCCGGCCGCAAGCTTGCGGGCGTCGCCAACCGTACGCTGTCCAAGGCTCAGGCTTTTGCTGAGCAGTATGGCATCGAGAAGGTCTATGAATCGGTTGAGGACCTCTACGCCGATCCGGGCATCGACGCCGTCTATATCACCACGCCGCACAACACGCATATCACCTATCTGCGTGACGCGCTGGCCGCCGGCAAGCACGTGCTCTGCGAGAAAGCCATTACCCTCAATTCCGCTGAGCTCGACGAGGCGCGTGCCATCGCCGACGAGCACAACGTCGTCCTCATGGACGCCACCACGGTGCTTCATATGCCCTTGTATCAAGAGCTGCGCCGTCGCATGGATGCCGGTGAGTTCGGCCGCATGAACCTCGCCCAGCTCAACTTTGGTAGCTACAAGGAGTACGGCGATCTGACCAATCGCTTCTACAACCGCAACCTTGCTGGCGGTGCCATGCTCGACATTGGCGTGTATGCCCTGTCCGTCATGCGTCTCTTTATGGCAAGCCAGCCCATTGAGGTCGTTTCGTTGGGCAACACCTGTGAGACCGGTGTTGACGTTGCGGGCGGCATCGTCTGCCGTAATGCCGAGCAGCAGCTGGGTGTTGTGAGCCTTACGCTTCACTCCAAGCAACCCAAGCGCTCGATTATTAGCTTCGATAAGTGCTATATCGAGGTCAACGAGTATCCGCGCGCCGATCACGCGACCATCGTGTGGACTGCGGACGGCCACCGCGAGGAGGTCCACGCCGGCACCGAGGCTTACGCCCTTTGCTATGAGATGGCCGATCTTGAGAAGGCCGTTGCCGGCGACGACTCTAAGCGTGAGCTGCTGGATTATGCTTCTGATGTTATGGAGCTGATGACCAAGCTACGCGCCGACTGGGGAGTCGTGTACCCCGAGGAGGAGTAA
- a CDS encoding DegV family protein, whose product MAVQVPHRTEVKLIAAIVEKHPKVRFAASRTSAHADLYDRMEQALCECVANAVEVVRSDISPAFLVHTGPNLVGVAVQGL is encoded by the coding sequence ATGGCTGTGCAAGTACCGCATCGCACCGAGGTCAAGCTCATCGCCGCCATCGTCGAGAAGCACCCCAAGGTGCGCTTTGCCGCGAGCCGCACCTCGGCCCACGCCGACCTCTACGACCGCATGGAGCAGGCCCTGTGCGAGTGCGTGGCCAACGCGGTGGAGGTCGTCCGCTCCGACATCAGCCCCGCGTTTCTTGTCCACACCGGTCCAAACCTCGTGGGTGTGGCGGTCCAGGGACTCTAG
- a CDS encoding ROK family protein — MSEKQMRLGALEAGGTKMVCAVVSGDGEVLDRMETPTLTPAETVPQMIEWFTARDVDALGIGAFGPTCVDPNDERYGSILQTPKLAWRGHGLRAAFADALGIPVAYDTDVNVACLGEVVFGCCKGLEDAVYVTIGTGVGAGVMCAGRLLHGMLHPEAGHMLVRTRPTEEGRCVCPSHASCLEGLASGPAIAARWGKPAAELADNDEVWALEGDYLGQMCANLVLMYSPRRIVLGGGVMHQEQLYGIVRKKTLEYLGGYIQTAELKDMESYICAPGCGGDQGILGAAELARRALA, encoded by the coding sequence ATGAGCGAAAAGCAAATGAGGCTCGGCGCCCTCGAAGCCGGCGGGACCAAGATGGTCTGTGCCGTGGTGTCCGGCGACGGCGAGGTCCTCGACCGTATGGAGACCCCGACGCTTACGCCCGCCGAGACCGTCCCGCAGATGATCGAGTGGTTCACCGCCCGCGATGTGGACGCGTTGGGCATCGGCGCCTTCGGCCCGACCTGCGTCGACCCCAACGACGAGCGCTACGGCTCCATCCTCCAGACGCCCAAGCTCGCGTGGCGAGGCCATGGTCTTCGCGCCGCGTTCGCCGACGCCCTCGGGATTCCGGTGGCCTACGACACGGACGTGAACGTTGCCTGCCTCGGCGAAGTGGTCTTCGGCTGCTGCAAGGGGCTCGAGGACGCCGTCTACGTGACCATCGGCACCGGCGTGGGCGCGGGCGTCATGTGCGCGGGCAGACTCCTTCACGGCATGCTGCACCCCGAGGCCGGTCACATGCTGGTAAGGACCCGTCCCACCGAGGAGGGACGCTGCGTCTGCCCGAGCCACGCGAGCTGTCTCGAGGGGCTCGCCTCCGGCCCCGCCATCGCCGCGCGCTGGGGAAAGCCCGCGGCCGAGCTCGCGGACAACGATGAGGTGTGGGCGCTCGAGGGGGATTATCTGGGGCAGATGTGCGCGAACCTCGTGCTCATGTACTCGCCTCGCCGCATCGTCCTCGGCGGCGGCGTGATGCACCAGGAGCAGCTCTACGGCATCGTCCGCAAGAAGACCCTCGAATATCTGGGTGGCTACATCCAGACCGCCGAGCTTAAGGACATGGAGAGCTACATCTGCGCCCCGGGCTGCGGCGGCGACCAAGGAATCCTCGGCGCGGCCGAGCTGGCAAGAAGGGCGCTCGCGTAA
- a CDS encoding glycoside hydrolase family 172 protein, which yields MREFLKDVWMHGGEESRAITPENITGEKGRAAMSASHLGVGRKGSCCVPLESGETITLADIEGPGIIRHIWMTVPDKTAAGSFVMRDLVLRFYWDDEETPSVECPVGDFFCNGFGERAIVNSMPICVNPTGGMNCYFEMPFRKHAKVTLTSEHPGFIKYIFYTFNYALTDVPDDAMYFHARFNRERSTRRGVDYTVLDGVRGKGYYVGTYMALCALERYWWGEGEMKFFLDGDEEFPTVTSTGAEDYFGGAWAFLDRPPHALPEAQCFNTLFAGYPYRSTRDATRDRFSAGKPNPNPMLATNDDALPRHGLYRWHLPDPISFKEDLRVTFQDLGNDDIKLYEREDDISTVAYWYQSEPHAVLAPFAARQDRVPR from the coding sequence ATGAGAGAGTTCCTTAAGGACGTGTGGATGCACGGCGGTGAGGAAAGCCGCGCCATCACCCCCGAGAACATCACGGGCGAGAAGGGCCGCGCCGCCATGTCGGCCAGCCACCTCGGCGTCGGCCGCAAGGGCTCGTGCTGCGTGCCCCTTGAGTCCGGCGAGACCATCACGCTCGCGGACATCGAGGGCCCCGGCATCATCCGCCACATCTGGATGACCGTCCCCGACAAGACCGCCGCCGGCAGCTTCGTCATGCGTGACCTCGTGCTGCGCTTCTACTGGGACGACGAGGAGACCCCCTCGGTCGAGTGCCCTGTCGGCGACTTCTTCTGCAACGGCTTCGGTGAGCGCGCCATCGTCAACTCGATGCCCATCTGCGTGAACCCGACGGGCGGCATGAACTGCTACTTCGAGATGCCCTTCAGGAAGCACGCCAAGGTCACGCTTACGAGCGAGCACCCCGGGTTCATTAAGTACATCTTCTACACGTTCAACTACGCGCTCACCGACGTGCCGGACGACGCCATGTACTTCCACGCCCGCTTTAACCGCGAGCGCAGCACCCGCAGGGGCGTCGACTACACCGTGCTCGACGGCGTGCGCGGCAAGGGCTACTACGTCGGCACCTACATGGCCCTGTGCGCCCTGGAGCGCTATTGGTGGGGCGAGGGCGAGATGAAGTTCTTCCTCGACGGCGACGAGGAGTTCCCCACGGTCACCTCGACGGGAGCCGAGGACTACTTCGGCGGTGCCTGGGCCTTCCTCGACAGGCCGCCCCACGCGTTGCCCGAGGCGCAGTGCTTCAACACGCTGTTCGCCGGCTACCCGTACCGCTCGACGCGCGACGCCACGCGCGACCGCTTCAGCGCGGGCAAGCCGAACCCGAATCCGATGCTCGCGACTAACGACGACGCGCTGCCCAGGCACGGCCTCTACAGGTGGCACCTTCCCGACCCGATCTCGTTCAAGGAGGACCTGCGCGTGACGTTCCAGGACCTCGGCAACGACGACATCAAGCTCTACGAGCGCGAGGACGACATCTCCACCGTCGCCTACTGGTACCAAAGCGAGCCGCACGCCGTGCTCGCCCCGTTTGCCGCAAGGCAGGACCGCGTGCCCAGGTAG